GCGACTTCGGCTCCGCCCCCACGATCGAGTTCGACTCTCCCCTGAAGGTCGACGAACTCCAGGCCACCGTCCTCACCGAGGGCGACGGCGAGCAGACGTCCGCCGGCGACTACATCTCTTACGCGCTGACGGCCTACGGTGCCGACGAAGGCGACGAGTTGGTCACTCTCGGCTACAAGCCCGGTGAACTCATGCCGTCTCAGATCTCGGCGGAGAGCCCGCTCGGTCAGATCCTGGGCTGCAACGGCCCCGGCACCCGCGTCGTCGCCACCTTCCCCGCGACCCCCGCCACCGAGACGGCAGCGGCGATCGCCGCCGAGGTCTACGTGATCGACGTGCTCGACATCGTGCCCACGGCGGCGTGGGGCGCGTCCCAGGATCCGGTCGACGGGATGCCGGTGGTGACCCTCGCCGAGGACGGCACGCCGAGCGTGGAGATCCCGGACGCCGACCCGCCCACCGAGACGGAGGTCGCGACCCTCAAGAAGGGTGACGGCTACGAGGTGCAGGACGGCGACTACGTCCTCATCCAGTACTACGGCGTGCGCTGGTCCAACGGCGAGGTGTTCGATCAGACGTGGGACGGCACGCCCTACGCGGCGCAGACCA
This genomic window from Candidatus Microbacterium phytovorans contains:
- a CDS encoding FKBP-type peptidyl-prolyl cis-trans isomerase: MRLRPLVTVSIAAASAVLLAGCSGLGGNAASPAPTSTAAVDLCDAMAPSGAASESVTVGGDFGSAPTIEFDSPLKVDELQATVLTEGDGEQTSAGDYISYALTAYGADEGDELVTLGYKPGELMPSQISAESPLGQILGCNGPGTRVVATFPATPATETAAAIAAEVYVIDVLDIVPTAAWGASQDPVDGMPVVTLAEDGTPSVEIPDADPPTETEVATLKKGDGYEVQDGDYVLIQYYGVRWSNGEVFDQTWDGTPYAAQTTGFVEGFQKALTGFPVGSQVLVVIPPAEGYGEGEINETDLKGETLVFVVDILGAQHVESE